A single Pan troglodytes isolate AG18354 chromosome 19, NHGRI_mPanTro3-v2.0_pri, whole genome shotgun sequence DNA region contains:
- the LOC129137558 gene encoding uncharacterized protein LOC129137558 produces MALKSRSIHLVLLWLQALPSAQLHPTQQPAEKGGSWHHTGLWRHCGDCGPHPAARSSCKSKPENLGSSQRPAMGELCRRDSTLTALDEETLWEMMESHRHRIVRCICPSRLTPHLRQAKVLCQLDEEEVLHSPRLTNSAMRAARADDRKQQRISKCKTLVKGPAWSPQVLSVRKTIAFPAHSKEESVLPGSSLQGQERKKLSISREDGLLQWHLQLFPWPPKQPRCDVGNRECRQQSDSSCLTRKRVCGKSRASGLEAQSEPCVQPDTHCSSPRVLGTRPASGSVPGVG; encoded by the exons ATGGCTTTGAAATCACGGTCCATTCACCTGGTGCTGCTTTGGCTTCAGGCTCTTCCTTCTGCCCAGCTCCATCCCACCCAGCAGCCCGCAGAGAAAGGAGGCAGCTGGCACCACACTGGGCTTTGGAGACACTGCGGGGACTGTGGACCCCACCCTGCTGCACGGAGCTCCTGCAAAAGCAAACCTGAGAACCTTG GGTCCTCCCAGCGCCCAGCCATGGGGGAACTGTGCCGCAGGGACTCCACACTCACGGCACTGGACGAGGAGACACTGTGGGAGATGATGGAGAGCCACCGCCACAGGATCGTACGCTGCATCTGCCCCAGCCGCCTCACCCCCCACCTGCGCCAGGCCAAGGTGCTGTGCCAGCTGGACGAGGAGGAGGTGCTGCACAGCCCCCGGCTCACCAACAGCGCCATGCGGGCCG CCAGGGCTGATGATAGAAAGCAGCAGAGAATCTCCAAGTGTAAGACATTAGTCAAAGGCCCGGCGTGGAGCCCACAGGTCCTTAGCGTTCGGAAGACGATTGCCTTCCCAGCCCACTCCAAGGAAGAATCAGTGCTGCCTGGCAGCAGCCTCCAG ggacaagagagaaaaaagctCAGCATTAGCAGAGAAGACGGACTTCTGCAGTGGCACCTACAGCtgttcccttggcctcccaaacaacCCAGGTGTGACGTCGGGAACCGGGAATGCAGGCAACAGAGTGATTCCAGCTGCCTCACAAGGAAGAGGGTGTGTGGGAAGAGCAGAGCATCCGGGCTGGAAGCACAGTCAGAACCCTGCGTGCAGCCGGACACTCACTGTTCTTCCCCACGTGTGCTGGGCACCCGCCCTGCGTCAGGCTCTGTTCCAGGAGTTGGGTGA
- the LOC129388392 gene encoding eukaryotic initiation factor 4A-III-like, whose translation MATTATMATSGSARKRLLKEEDMTKVEFETSEEVDVTPTFDTMGLREDLLRGIYAYGFEKPSAIQQRAIKQIIKGRDVIAQSQSGTGKTATFSISVLQCLDIQLRETQALILAPTRELAVQIQKGLLALGDYMNVQCHACIGGTNVGEDIRKLDYGQHVVAGTPGRVFDMIRRRSLRTRAIKMLVLDEADEMLNKGFKEQIYDVYRYLPPATQVVLISATLPHEILEMTNKFMTDPIRILVKRDELTLEGIKQFFVAVEREEWKFDTLCDLYDTLTITQAVIFCNTKRKVDWLTEKMREANFTVSSMHGDMPQKERESIMKEFRSGASRVLISTDVWARGLDVPQVSLIINYDLPNNRELCIHRIGRSGRYGRKGVAINFVKNDDIRILRDIEQYYSTQIDEMPMNVADLI comes from the exons ATGGCGACCACGGCCACGATGGCGACCTCGGGCTCGGCGCGAAAGCGGCTGCTCAAAGAGGAAGACATGACTAAAgtggaattcgagaccagcgaGGAGGTGGATGTGACCCCCACGTTCGACACCATGGGCCTGCGGGAGGACCTGCTGCGGGGCATCTACGCTTACG gtTTTGAAAAACCATCAGCAATCCAGCAACGAGCAATCAAGCAGATCATCAAAGGGAGAGATGTCATCGCACA GTCTCAGTCCGGCACAGGAAAAACAGCCACCTTCAGTATCTCAGTCCTCCAGTGTTTGGATATTCAG CTTCGTGAAACTCAAGCTTTGATCTTGGCTCCCACAAGAGAGTTGGCTGTGCAGATCCAGAAG GGGCTGCTTGCTCTCGGTGACTACATGAATGTCCAGTGCCATGCCTGCATTGGAGGCACCAATGTTGGCGAGGACATCAGGAAGCTGGATTATGGACAGCATGTTGTCGCGGGCACTCCAGGGCGTGTTTTTG ATATGATTCGTCGCAGAAGCCTAAGGACACGTGCTATCAAAATGTTGGTTTTGGATGAAGCTGATGAAATGTTGAATAAAG GTTTCAAAGAGCAGATTTACGATGTATACAGGTACCTGCCTCCAGCCACACAGGTGGTTCTCATCAGTGCCACGCTGCCACACGAGATTCTGGAGATGACCAACAAGTTCATGACCGACCCAATCCGCATCTTGGTGAAACG TGATGAATTGACTCTGGAAGGCATCAAGCAATTTTTCGTGGCagtggagagggaagagtggaaaTTTGACACTCTGTGTGACCTCTACGACACACTGACCATCACTCAGGCGGTCATCTTCTGCAACACCAAAAGAAAG GTGGACTGGCTGACGGAGAAAATGAGGGAAGCCAACTTCACCGTATCCTCAATGCATGGAGACATGCCCCAGAAAGAGCGGGAGTCCATCATGAAGGAGTTCCGGTCGGGCGCCAG CCGAGTGCttatttctacagatgtctgggCCAGGGGGTTGGATGTCCCTCAGGTGTCCCTCATCATTAACTACGATCTCCCCAATAACAGAGAATTGTGCATACACAG AATTGGGAGATCAGGTCGATATGGCCGGAAGGGTGTGGCCATTAACTTTGTAAAGAATGACGACATCCGCATCCTCAGAGATATCGAGCAGTACTATTCCACTCAGATTGATGAGATGCCGATGAACG TTGCTGATCTTATCTGA